Proteins co-encoded in one Nothobranchius furzeri strain GRZ-AD chromosome 4, NfurGRZ-RIMD1, whole genome shotgun sequence genomic window:
- the LOC139069642 gene encoding cAMP-dependent protein kinase type II-beta regulatory subunit produces the protein MSIEIPEGLTELLQSFTVEVLRNQPRDLLEFALQYFTQLKDSETKEASFGNEQNSAPRSGKAVNFIDEAMQIDSENGEDDDDDDDDEEFTAPVINRFIRRASVCAEAFNPDEDDEDKEPRVTYPKTDEQRYRLQEACKDILLFKNLDPEQMSQVLDAMFEKFCTEGEHIIDQDDDGDNFYVIESGTFNIFVKVDNAEKLVGCYDNRGSFGELALMYNTPRAATIIATSPGALWCLDRLTFRRIIVKNNAKKRKMYEAFIETLPLLTSLEVSERMKVVDVLTTRVYNDSQQIIAQGDLADCFYIVESGQVRITMKRSRTKTDQEEEEVDIATCTRGQYFGELALVTNKPRAASAYAVGSVKCLVMDVKAFERLLGPCMDIMKRNIANYEEQLVTLFGSSPEIEQQNA, from the exons ATGAGTATAGAAATTCCTGAAGGACTGACGGAGCTGTTACAAAGCTTTACCGTGGAAGTGTTGAGGAATCAGCCCAGGGACTTGCTCGAGTTTGCGTTGCAGTACTTCACCCAGCTGAAGGACAGCGAGACCAAAGAGGCCTCATTTGGCAATGAGCAAAATTCGGCCCCGAGATCAGGAAAAGCGGTCAATTTTATTGACGAGGCCATGCAGATCGATTCCGAGAACGGAgaggacgacgacgacgacgatgacgacgaGGAATTCACAG CTCCGGTGATAAACAGATTCATCAGAAGAGCATCAG TTTGTGCTGAGGCCTTCAAtccagatgaagatgatgaagataaGGAACCACGG GTCACTTACCCCAAAACCGATGAGCAGAGATATAGACTACAGGAAGCATGCAAGGACATTCTTCTGTTCAAGAACCTGGATCCA GAGCAGATGTCCCAGGTTCTGGATGCCATGTTTGAAAAGTTCTGCACAGAAGGAGAACACATCATTGATCAAGATGATGATGGGGATAACTTCTATGTAATAGAAAG CGGGACATTTAACATTTTCGTGAAGGTTGACAACGCAGAGAAGCTGGTGGGCTGCTATGACAACAGAGGCAGCTTTGGAGAGCTGGCGCTGATGTACAACACCCCAAGAGCAGCCACAATAATTGCAACCTCGCCTGGAGCCCTTTGGTGCCTG GATCGACTGACATTCAGGAGGATCATAGTGAAGAACAACGCCAAGAAGAGGAAGATGTATGAAGCATTTATTGAAACACTACCACTGCTCACATCCTTAGAG GTGTCAGAGAGAATGAAGGTGGTGGACGTGCTAACCACTAGGGTGTACAATGATTCACAGCAGATCATTGCTCAG GGTGATTTAGCAGATTGCTTCTACATCGTGGAGAGTGGCCAAGTTAGAATCACCATGAAGAGAAGCCGG ACAAAAACAGaccaggaggaagaggaggtggatATTGCCACATGCACAAGGGGCCAGTATTTTGGAGAGTTGGCTCTTGTCACAAACAAGCCCAGAGCTGCATCTGCCTATGCTGTGGGGAGTGTCAAATGCTTGG TCATGGACGTTAAAGCCTTTGAGAGACTGCTCGGCCCATGCATGGACATCATGAAGAGGAACATTGCTAACTACGAGGAGCAGCTGGTGACCTTGTTTGGAAGTAGCCCTGAGATTGAACAACAGAATGCATGA
- the hbp1 gene encoding HMG box-containing protein 1 — MDESFDPLKCNEDLPSSPGCHMEYDDMPELQEVEEDQRSQGLFQVGAVSHQELSCSPNTNWLTELANIATSPQSPLLKDAPHMRSSPVHIFGSSNSLHSYARPPLASSAPNPSRGHFRERRRVRASSESESGVFSMSSSFSDDEDMAWSHSWPSTTWHCFLKGTRLRFHRGPNVEWQEADELGDSDDDSDDEAMMQSSFSLKRYGSDGLQLVNHEETISFGQAVLKLTFDPGSPDNGLLTAECRLDHPFFVKNKGWSSFYPSLTVVHHGIPCYEMQLGDVCLPPNHPDAINCDDSVVFDTFRSYDFTPLDSSAVYVLSSMARQRRASLSSGGAVSPDCDKLERSSSPQSSSSKSHRSHYSGTASGATPTKCKRPMNAFMLFAKKYRVEYTQMYPGKDNRAISVILGDKWKKMKSEERRMYTMEAKALAEEQKRLNPDCWKRKRTNSGSQQT, encoded by the exons ATGGATGAATCATTTGATCCACTCAAGTGTAATGAGGACCTTCCTTCCTCACCAGGGTGCCACATGGAATACG ATGACATGCCTGAGctgcaggaggtggaggaggatcagAGGTCTCAGGGGTTATTTCAGGTTGGAGCTGTGTCTCACCAGGAGCTCAGCTGCTCGCCTAACACCAACTGGCTCACTGAGTTAGCTAACATCGCCACCAGTCCTCAGAGTCCTCTGCTCAAGGATGCTCCCCACATGAG GTCATCTCCTGTTCACATCTTTGGAAGCAGCAATAGTTTACATTCCTATGCTCGGCCCCCGTTAGCCAGCAGCGCACCCAACCCTTCCAGAGGCCACTTCAGGGAGCGCAGGCGTGTCAGG GCCAGCAGTGAGTCAGAGTCCGGGGTTTTCTCCATGTCCTCGTCATTTTCTGATGATGAAGACATGGCATGGTCTCATTCCTGGCCCTCCACAACCTGGCACTGCTTCCTCAAAG GAACTCGCCTGCGCTTCCATCGAGGTCCTAATGTGGAATGGCAGGAAGCTGATGAACTGGGGGATTCAGATGATGACTCGGATGATGAAGCCATGATGCAATCCTCATTTTCTCTCAAG AGATATGGTTCAGATGGACTTCAACTGGTCAACCATGAAGAAACAATCTCTTTTGGCCAGGCAGTTCTTaaactgacctttgaccctggcTCACCAGATAATGGACTTCTAACAGCTGAATGCCGATTGGATCACCCATTTTTTGTCAAAAACAAAG GGTGGTCATCCTTTTATCCAAGCCTTACCGTGGTGCACCATGGGATTCCATGCTATGAGATGCAGCTGGGAGATGTATGTCTGCCACCAAACCACCCAGATGCTATTAACTGTGACGACTCCGTTGTTTTTGACACTTTCAGAAG CTACGACTTCACCCCGCTAGATTCCTCTGCAGTGTACGTTCTCAGCAGCATGGCTCGTCAGCGCAGGGCTTCTCTGTCCAGCGGGGGTGCTGTCAGTCCAGACTGTGATAAACTGGAGCGGTCCTCCTCCCCACAATCCTCCAGTAGCAAGTCACACAGGAGCCACTACTCAGGGACTGCCAGTGGTGCCACTCCTACAAAATGCAAGCGGCCAATGAATGCCTTCATGCTCTTTGCCAAGAAATACCGTGTGGAGTACACACAGATGTATCCAGGGAAGGACAACAG AGCCATTAGTGTCATCCTTGGTGATAAGTGGAAGAAGATGAAGAGTGAAGAGAGGAGGATGTACACCATGGAAGCCAAGGCTTTGGCCGAGGAGCAGAAAAGACTCAATCCCGACTGCTGGAAACGTAAACGAACCAACTCG GGTTCCCAGCAGACCTAG